From the genome of Chlorocebus sabaeus isolate Y175 chromosome 2, mChlSab1.0.hap1, whole genome shotgun sequence, one region includes:
- the RWDD2B gene encoding RWD domain-containing protein 2B isoform X1, whose protein sequence is MIEIEQAEAQLAELDLLASMFPGENELIVNDQLAVAELKDCIEKKTMEGRSSKVYFTINMNLDVSEEAMAMFSLACILPFKYPAVLPEITVRSVILSRSQQTQLNTDLTAFLQKHCHGDVCILNATEWVREHASGYVSRDTSSSPTTGSTVQSVDLIFTRLWIYSHHIYNKCKRKNILEWAKELSLSGFSMPGKPGVVCVEGPQSACEEFWSRLRKLNWKRILIRHREDVPFDGTNDEMQRQRKFSIFEEKVFSVNGARGNHMDFGQLYQFLNAKGCGDVFQMFFGVEGQ, encoded by the exons ATGATTGAGATAGAGCAGGCGGAGGCCCAGCTTGCTGAGTTAGACCTGCTAGCCAGTATGTTCCCTGGTGAGAATGAGCTCATAGTAAATGACCAACTGGCTGTAGCAGAACTGAAAGATTGTATTGAAAAGAAGACAATGGAGGGGCGATCTTCAAAAGTTTACTTTACTATCAATATGAACCTGGATGTATCTGAGGAAGCAATG GCGATGTTTTCTCTGGCCTGTATTCTTCCTTTTAAATACCCAGCAGTTCTGCCTGAAATTACTGTCAG ATCAGTAATATTGAGTAGATCCCAGCAGACTCAGCTGAACACAGATCTGACTGCATTCCTGCAAAAACATTGTCATGGAGATGTTTGTATACTGAATGCCACGGAGTGGGTTAGAGAACACGCGTCTGGCTATGTCAGCAGAGATACTTCATCTTCACCCACCACAGGAAGCACAGTCCAGTCAGTTGACCTCATCTTCACAAGACTCTGGATCTACAGCCATCATATCtacaacaaatgcaaaagaaagaatattctagAGTGGGCAAAGGAGCTTTCCCTGTCTGGGTTTAGCATGCCTGGAAAACCTGGTGTTGTTTGTGTGGAAGGCCCACAAAGTGCCTGTGAAGAATTCTGGTCAAG ACTCAGAAAATTAAACTGGAAGAGAATTTTAATCCGCCATCGAGAAGACGTTCCTTTTGATGGTACAAATGATGAAATGCAAAGACAaaggaaattttccatttttgaagaaaaagtgtTCAGTGTTAATGGAGCCAGGGGAAACCACATGGACTTTGGTCAGCTCTATCAGTTCTTAAATGCCAAAGGATGTGGGGATGTTTTCCAGATGTTTTTTGGTGTAGAAGGACAATGA
- the RWDD2B gene encoding RWD domain-containing protein 2B isoform X2: protein MIEIEQAEAQLAELDLLASMFPGENELIVNDQLAVAELKDCIEKKTMEGRSSKVYFTINMNLDVSEEAMAMFSLACILPFKYPAVLPEITVRSVILSRSQQTQLNTDLTAFLQKHCHGDVCILNATEWVREHASGYVSRDTSSSPTTGSTVQSVDLIFTRLWIYSHHIYNKCKRKNILEWAKELSLSGFSMPGKPGVVCVEGPQSACEEFWSRFAFTYTQKIKLEENFNPPSRRRSF from the exons ATGATTGAGATAGAGCAGGCGGAGGCCCAGCTTGCTGAGTTAGACCTGCTAGCCAGTATGTTCCCTGGTGAGAATGAGCTCATAGTAAATGACCAACTGGCTGTAGCAGAACTGAAAGATTGTATTGAAAAGAAGACAATGGAGGGGCGATCTTCAAAAGTTTACTTTACTATCAATATGAACCTGGATGTATCTGAGGAAGCAATG GCGATGTTTTCTCTGGCCTGTATTCTTCCTTTTAAATACCCAGCAGTTCTGCCTGAAATTACTGTCAG ATCAGTAATATTGAGTAGATCCCAGCAGACTCAGCTGAACACAGATCTGACTGCATTCCTGCAAAAACATTGTCATGGAGATGTTTGTATACTGAATGCCACGGAGTGGGTTAGAGAACACGCGTCTGGCTATGTCAGCAGAGATACTTCATCTTCACCCACCACAGGAAGCACAGTCCAGTCAGTTGACCTCATCTTCACAAGACTCTGGATCTACAGCCATCATATCtacaacaaatgcaaaagaaagaatattctagAGTGGGCAAAGGAGCTTTCCCTGTCTGGGTTTAGCATGCCTGGAAAACCTGGTGTTGTTTGTGTGGAAGGCCCACAAAGTGCCTGTGAAGAATTCTGGTCAAGGTTTGCTTTCACATAT ACTCAGAAAATTAAACTGGAAGAGAATTTTAATCCGCCATCGAGAAGACGTTCCTTTTGA